The Christiangramia flava JLT2011 genome has a segment encoding these proteins:
- a CDS encoding LacI family DNA-binding transcriptional regulator, whose product MENRVTLKELSKLLNVSISTVSKALRDSPEISPETRKKVKELAELNQYVPNALAQNLKNRKTKTIGVIIPSILPHFFAKALHGIETKAAELGYGIIICISNESREKEAESIKRLMNGRVDGLILSLSRETQASKDTSHIMDILKYRIPLVLFDRVLEEIDCDKVSINDALQAEQATIKLFQQSCRKIVYCTGISNTSVDDQRKIGYLQALESLKLDSNFVEFDTPEVASAAIQKLLKQDKMDAVLASDELSAILAMKSILKSGYRIPEDVAIIGFTNGSMSEHFVPSLTTVDQHAEEQGSLALETMVDRIEGKLPADKLNYKLETSIIQRDSTLPE is encoded by the coding sequence ATGGAAAACAGGGTCACGCTCAAAGAATTGTCCAAACTGCTGAATGTGTCGATCAGCACCGTTTCCAAAGCCCTTCGGGACAGTCCGGAAATTAGCCCGGAAACCCGCAAAAAGGTGAAGGAACTCGCCGAATTGAATCAGTACGTACCAAATGCGCTGGCCCAGAATCTAAAGAACAGGAAAACCAAGACCATTGGAGTGATCATTCCGTCCATTCTACCGCATTTTTTTGCCAAGGCGCTGCATGGTATCGAAACCAAAGCAGCAGAGCTGGGTTACGGAATCATTATCTGTATTTCGAATGAAAGCCGGGAAAAAGAAGCCGAAAGCATCAAACGCCTGATGAATGGGCGTGTAGACGGACTCATTCTATCTCTTTCCCGCGAAACCCAGGCCAGCAAGGACACCTCGCATATCATGGATATTTTGAAATATCGAATTCCCCTGGTACTTTTTGACAGGGTTCTGGAAGAGATCGATTGTGATAAGGTTTCTATCAATGATGCCCTCCAGGCCGAACAGGCCACGATCAAACTGTTTCAGCAGTCCTGCCGAAAAATCGTGTATTGCACCGGTATTTCGAACACCAGTGTGGATGACCAGCGCAAAATAGGATACCTCCAGGCCTTGGAAAGCCTGAAGCTGGATTCCAATTTTGTGGAATTTGATACTCCGGAAGTGGCTTCCGCAGCAATTCAGAAATTACTGAAACAGGATAAAATGGATGCGGTACTGGCTTCCGACGAACTTTCGGCGATACTGGCTATGAAAAGCATTTTAAAATCTGGCTACCGCATTCCGGAAGATGTAGCGATTATTGGTTTCACCAACGGCAGTATGAGTGAACACTTCGTCCCGTCGCTTACCACCGTAGACCAGCACGCTGAAGAACAGGGAAGTCTCGCCCTGGAAACGATGGTGGACCGTATAGAAGGGAAACTTCCAGCCGATAAGCTCAATTACAAGCTGGAAACTTCCATTATCCAGCGGGATTCTACCCTGCCGGAATAA
- a CDS encoding solute:sodium symporter family transporter — protein sequence MIGILSFVGFTALVAIISYFATRSTDETTSDGYFLGGRSLTAGVIAGSVLLTNLSTEQIVGLNGQAYSEGILVMAWETLAALAIVVTALFLLPRYLKGGLTTVPQFLEKRFDRTTKSIVSALFLSGYMIIFLPIVLYSGSLAISTMFNIPELLGVSDTAALWICVWGIGIVGSIYAIFGGLKAVAVSDTINAIGLLIGGLMIPVFGLMAIGGGDMFAGLDTLTAANPEKFNSIGGPDASVPFSTIFTGMMLVQLFYWGTNQAIIQRALAAKNLKEGQKGLMLAAFIKILGPIIVVLPGIIAWHLFQGNLDNPDQAYPALVNEVLPPVLVGFFAAVLFGAILSSFNSALNSSVTLFGIDIYKHHFNPGASESEVVKKGKRFGIVIAVASMFIAPLIANAPQGLFGYLQEVNGCYSIPILTIVVVGYLSKKIPAIAAKIALFSGVGLYLVYLGLKYFVVGEDALPHYLHVMAILFVLNILIMWVIGRVKPRSTDFVLDYTKQVDISPWRYVLPVGLAICALVVFVYVYFAQ from the coding sequence ATGATTGGAATTCTTTCTTTTGTGGGATTCACCGCCCTGGTGGCTATTATCTCCTATTTTGCAACCAGGTCGACAGACGAGACGACCAGTGACGGTTATTTTTTAGGTGGTCGTAGCCTTACCGCCGGCGTAATTGCCGGTTCGGTACTTTTAACCAACCTTTCTACGGAACAGATCGTAGGCTTGAACGGGCAGGCGTATTCTGAAGGAATTCTGGTAATGGCATGGGAAACCCTGGCGGCGCTCGCCATTGTGGTGACCGCTTTGTTCCTGTTACCGCGGTATTTGAAGGGAGGGCTCACCACAGTACCCCAGTTCCTGGAAAAACGCTTTGACCGTACGACCAAATCTATCGTTTCGGCCCTGTTCCTTTCAGGATACATGATCATATTTTTACCAATTGTACTCTATTCCGGTAGTTTGGCGATCAGTACCATGTTCAATATCCCGGAATTGCTGGGTGTGAGCGATACCGCTGCGCTGTGGATCTGTGTTTGGGGAATTGGGATCGTAGGGTCAATTTATGCCATTTTCGGGGGATTGAAAGCCGTTGCGGTTTCAGATACCATCAACGCGATCGGACTGCTGATCGGGGGATTGATGATCCCAGTCTTCGGACTCATGGCCATAGGTGGCGGAGATATGTTCGCTGGTCTCGATACGCTTACAGCCGCGAATCCTGAAAAATTTAATTCTATTGGTGGTCCTGATGCTTCAGTGCCATTTTCAACCATATTTACCGGGATGATGCTGGTACAATTGTTTTACTGGGGTACCAACCAGGCCATCATCCAGCGTGCTTTAGCCGCGAAAAACCTGAAAGAAGGTCAGAAAGGTCTGATGCTTGCCGCATTCATTAAAATCTTAGGGCCTATTATCGTAGTGCTTCCCGGGATCATCGCCTGGCATCTGTTCCAGGGAAACCTGGACAATCCAGATCAGGCTTACCCGGCGTTGGTGAACGAAGTATTGCCACCGGTTCTCGTTGGTTTCTTTGCCGCGGTGCTTTTCGGAGCGATTCTAAGTTCCTTCAACTCTGCGCTGAACTCTTCGGTTACCCTATTCGGAATAGATATTTACAAGCATCATTTTAATCCAGGCGCTTCAGAATCTGAAGTGGTGAAAAAAGGAAAACGCTTCGGGATCGTGATCGCCGTGGCATCCATGTTCATTGCTCCGCTGATCGCCAATGCTCCCCAGGGACTCTTTGGTTATCTTCAGGAGGTAAATGGCTGTTACAGTATCCCGATTTTGACAATTGTGGTGGTGGGTTACCTTTCTAAAAAGATTCCGGCGATCGCAGCGAAAATCGCACTTTTCAGTGGGGTAGGACTTTATTTAGTATACCTTGGGCTGAAATATTTTGTGGTCGGCGAAGATGCGCTGCCGCATTACCTGCACGTCATGGCTATTTTATTTGTACTCAATATCCTCATCATGTGGGTTATTGGTCGAGTAAAACCAAGATCTACCGATTTTGTGCTGGATTACACCAAGCAGGTAGACATTAGTCCGTGGCGTTATGTGCTTCCGGTTGGTTTGGCAATTTGCGCCCTGGTAGTCTTCGTATACGTTTATTTCGCGCAGTAA
- a CDS encoding aldose epimerase family protein, which yields METNQPEILTLKNAMGSVLSILNFGASLFSFKIKNNKGELIEVVVGPADPEVYTTAQYREENKCFGGSIGRFAGRISEGQFSIGEEKYSVYEEYEGAHLHGGKKGFQYRFWNIDSVSEGENPQAVLSYHSEHLEEGYPGNLKVQVTYQLTEDNQVKITYRAETDRDTIVNLTNHAYFNLNGSGSVSDHFMQVNASKILELDERNLPTGNLTKLKNHPKDHRESKLLGNRELDDVYVLDTMENETQVQLFSPLSGIKLKLKSNQPVVVIYSPESLPDKWQYLAQIDEKFPAVALEAQNYPDAPNFRNFPSSLLKKGEVYENEIVYSFSVK from the coding sequence TTGGAAACTAACCAACCTGAAATACTAACACTGAAGAATGCCATGGGGAGCGTTTTAAGCATCCTGAATTTTGGCGCAAGCCTCTTCAGTTTTAAAATAAAGAACAATAAAGGTGAGCTGATTGAAGTGGTTGTTGGTCCGGCTGATCCGGAAGTGTATACTACCGCGCAGTACCGTGAAGAGAACAAATGTTTCGGTGGAAGCATTGGCCGTTTTGCGGGGCGTATTTCTGAAGGTCAATTCAGCATTGGCGAAGAAAAATATTCGGTTTATGAAGAATATGAAGGTGCGCACCTGCATGGCGGAAAAAAGGGCTTCCAGTATCGTTTCTGGAATATCGATTCGGTTTCGGAAGGAGAAAATCCACAGGCCGTGCTTTCTTATCACAGCGAACACCTGGAGGAAGGTTACCCGGGAAATCTGAAAGTACAGGTTACCTACCAGTTAACGGAGGACAACCAGGTGAAAATCACCTACCGCGCCGAGACCGATAGGGATACGATCGTGAATCTTACCAATCATGCCTATTTTAACCTAAACGGTTCCGGGAGCGTGAGCGATCATTTCATGCAGGTGAATGCTTCGAAAATTCTCGAACTGGATGAGCGTAATCTGCCTACCGGCAATCTTACAAAACTGAAAAATCATCCCAAAGATCACCGGGAAAGTAAGCTGCTTGGGAACCGGGAACTGGATGATGTCTATGTGCTGGATACCATGGAAAATGAGACACAGGTCCAGTTGTTTTCACCTTTAAGCGGGATCAAACTGAAGTTAAAAAGCAATCAGCCGGTCGTAGTGATTTATTCCCCGGAAAGTCTGCCTGATAAATGGCAGTATCTGGCCCAGATCGATGAAAAGTTTCCAGCCGTGGCGCTGGAAGCACAAAATTATCCCGACGCCCCAAATTTCAGGAATTTTCCTTCCAGTCTTTTGAAAAAGGGTGAAGTGTATGAGAATGAGATAGTTTATAGTTTTAGCGTAAAATAG